In the genome of Treponema pedis, one region contains:
- a CDS encoding ABC transporter ATP-binding protein translates to MDNHVIEVTNLSRTFKTHTGFLKKKTEVVNAVQNVSFKVNQGEIFGLVGPNGAGKTTIIKILTTILAPTGGTCKVLGYDTFGQEKQIRPHINFIFGGEYGVYRRLSAKDNLTYFSNLYKIPAHIQNERIPKLLNLVGLAERANYRVETYSKGMIQRLQIAKGLINNPQIIFMDEPTIGLDPIGATELHTIIKRLTAQSKTIVFTSHYMHEVQELCQRVAIINKGNLLICDTVDNLMEQIDNIISMTVEIRNKIDTKKILEIEGVIETEWLNKDCSKLRIKYTTGYNNIAACIIEALESNNIIKMDISEPSLENVYIKLVGINHE, encoded by the coding sequence ATGGATAATCATGTGATTGAAGTAACTAATCTTTCAAGAACATTTAAAACACATACCGGATTTTTAAAAAAAAAGACGGAAGTTGTTAATGCCGTTCAAAATGTGTCATTTAAAGTAAATCAAGGAGAAATATTTGGTTTAGTAGGGCCAAACGGAGCGGGTAAGACTACAATTATAAAAATACTTACCACTATTCTTGCTCCTACAGGCGGTACATGTAAAGTTTTAGGGTATGATACGTTTGGACAAGAAAAACAAATACGACCTCATATTAATTTTATATTCGGCGGAGAGTACGGTGTATATCGTAGGCTTTCTGCAAAAGATAATCTTACTTATTTTTCAAACCTATATAAAATCCCGGCACATATTCAAAATGAAAGAATTCCAAAATTACTCAATCTTGTCGGATTGGCAGAAAGAGCAAATTATCGAGTTGAAACCTATTCAAAAGGAATGATACAACGGCTGCAAATAGCTAAAGGCCTTATAAATAATCCGCAGATTATTTTTATGGATGAACCTACTATAGGTCTTGACCCCATCGGTGCAACGGAGCTGCATACGATAATTAAACGGTTAACAGCACAATCTAAAACAATAGTTTTTACTTCACACTATATGCATGAAGTTCAAGAACTTTGTCAACGGGTTGCTATAATCAATAAAGGAAATCTGCTTATCTGCGATACTGTTGATAATTTAATGGAACAAATTGACAATATAATATCAATGACCGTAGAAATTCGTAATAAAATAGATACTAAAAAAATATTGGAAATTGAAGGCGTTATTGAAACGGAATGGCTTAATAAGGATTGTTCTAAACTCCGTATTAAATATACAACGGGATACAATAATATTGCAGCCTGCATAATTGAAGCTTTGGAGAGTAATAATATCATAAAAATGGATATTTCGGAGCCTTCCCTTGAAAATGTTTATATTAAACTTGTAGGTATAAATCATGAATAA
- a CDS encoding ABC transporter permease: MNKIIWTSILLQIKQSWARPMYRFCIVIQPCLYIIMTYMMFKVSTIKNFMSFVVLGTGMLTLWSSIAFSSAGDIDRERRMGTLKNIMSTPTDYRIIIFSKTLGNTLLGSLPMVIIFVITAIFFKDLFYLANPILFIISFFEMIVSFMAISLIFAALFTLSRKTRIFMNCMEFPIYILCGFLIPIENLPQWIRWLSWALSPTWTVKIIIMTIEGVNNIKEYIVISIILLILTIVYFISAYIILGLVEKRVRITATMEIS, translated from the coding sequence ATGAATAAAATTATTTGGACGTCTATTTTATTACAGATAAAACAATCATGGGCTCGCCCGATGTACCGTTTTTGTATTGTAATACAACCGTGTTTATATATAATAATGACGTATATGATGTTTAAAGTATCTACTATAAAAAACTTTATGAGTTTTGTTGTATTGGGAACCGGAATGCTTACATTATGGAGTTCCATTGCTTTTTCATCCGCCGGTGATATAGATAGAGAGCGTAGAATGGGAACGTTAAAAAACATTATGAGTACGCCGACAGATTATAGAATCATTATATTTAGTAAAACTCTCGGTAATACATTATTAGGCAGCCTTCCAATGGTCATTATTTTTGTAATTACCGCAATATTTTTTAAAGATTTATTTTACCTTGCAAATCCAATCCTGTTTATTATTTCTTTTTTTGAAATGATAGTATCATTTATGGCGATATCTTTAATATTTGCAGCCTTATTTACATTGTCACGTAAAACAAGAATTTTTATGAATTGCATGGAATTTCCAATATATATTTTATGCGGGTTTTTAATACCAATCGAAAATCTTCCGCAATGGATACGCTGGTTGTCATGGGCTCTCTCTCCCACATGGACAGTTAAAATCATTATAATGACAATAGAAGGTGTTAATAATATAAAAGAATATATTGTTATTTCAATTATTCTTTTAATACTTACCATTGTATATTTTATTTCGGCTTATATAATATTGGGTCTTGTTGAAAAACGGGTACGCATAACGGCAACAATGGAGATAAGTTAA
- a CDS encoding ABC transporter permease has translation MKRFFQQSYLSFKALFGWVDPVSYLFVKIITPIFQLVFFCMLADFLYTGKDIAKYVAGNAIILCSYNCIFGVGNILREERYFGTLKNTVAALANTLSNFLNKIIIHIFDSLVTVFISLLAGIFIFNADFSAINIPAFILIILCGIFSAACMGLLLASFGLITDSMNLILNIISVMFLVFTGANYPIEKLPAMLKPVSYLLPLTRSIALTKNLLAGESLIRNLSLFFGEFIIGVIYLVLGYIILRYCEKIAIKKGSLDIF, from the coding sequence ATGAAGCGTTTTTTTCAACAGTCCTATTTATCATTTAAAGCATTATTCGGTTGGGTAGACCCGGTCTCATATCTGTTTGTAAAAATTATTACACCTATTTTTCAACTCGTATTTTTTTGTATGCTGGCGGATTTTCTTTATACGGGAAAGGATATTGCAAAATATGTAGCCGGGAATGCTATCATTTTGTGTTCTTATAACTGCATTTTCGGCGTTGGAAACATACTTCGTGAAGAAAGATATTTCGGAACCTTAAAAAATACGGTGGCAGCATTAGCCAATACATTGTCCAATTTTCTTAATAAGATAATTATCCATATTTTTGATTCTTTAGTAACGGTTTTCATATCACTTTTAGCAGGTATTTTTATATTTAATGCCGATTTTTCGGCTATAAATATTCCGGCTTTTATATTAATAATATTATGCGGAATTTTTTCAGCGGCCTGTATGGGGTTGCTGCTTGCATCATTCGGGTTGATAACCGACAGTATGAATTTAATTCTTAATATTATCTCGGTAATGTTTCTTGTTTTTACAGGAGCAAATTATCCTATAGAAAAATTACCCGCAATGCTTAAGCCGGTATCATATTTATTACCTTTAACCAGAAGTATTGCATTAACAAAAAATTTACTTGCAGGAGAGAGCTTGATTCGCAACTTATCTTTATTTTTTGGAGAATTTATTATCGGAGTAATATATCTGGTGCTGGGATATATCATATTGCGTTATTGTGAAAAGATAGCAATAAAAAAAGGTTCTTTAGATATTTTTTAA
- a CDS encoding alpha/beta hydrolase family protein — translation MLKFFKRRKIFAIKSIFSFFCFGFIFAYAQNIKKEDRFKVWAFNDESKVGFNHVYKTALKDNIKDESLSDTENIKGLITVYLPKKEGKCPLILIVHGYAASKFSVLPLGRILASYGYAAAVFTSRKKEAPKDWIAPLSSTYELLKEKNENPEHKLYGLLDTENVGIAVHSLGGSAALYFADFMPFVKAVTAIHPYNGASGFIERIAGKNEELGDEFSEIRGAVLILTSETDVIAYPEKAYRFFKNLNKNTAACFLSFKNINHNDCLDTYRIEIFGGYHKENFSLYSYLITSWFDSFLKNEKHNLELFKKNGKRFSEIGPLLYTDTKRKHGDYPNYDSRNL, via the coding sequence ATGCTTAAGTTTTTCAAAAGGAGGAAAATTTTCGCAATAAAAAGTATTTTTTCTTTTTTTTGTTTCGGTTTTATTTTTGCGTATGCACAAAATATAAAAAAAGAAGACAGGTTTAAAGTATGGGCTTTTAATGATGAAAGTAAGGTAGGATTCAATCATGTTTATAAAACCGCATTAAAAGACAACATAAAAGATGAATCGCTTTCCGATACCGAAAATATAAAAGGCCTTATTACCGTATACCTTCCGAAAAAAGAAGGTAAATGCCCTCTTATACTGATTGTTCACGGATATGCAGCTTCCAAGTTTTCCGTTTTGCCGTTGGGAAGAATTTTAGCATCATACGGATATGCCGCCGCAGTTTTTACCTCCAGAAAAAAAGAGGCTCCTAAAGATTGGATTGCCCCGCTTTCTTCCACATACGAATTACTAAAAGAAAAAAATGAAAACCCCGAACACAAACTGTACGGGTTACTCGATACCGAAAATGTAGGTATAGCGGTACATTCGTTGGGCGGCTCGGCGGCTTTATATTTCGCCGATTTTATGCCGTTTGTAAAAGCCGTTACTGCAATTCACCCTTATAACGGAGCTTCCGGATTTATCGAAAGAATTGCCGGTAAAAATGAAGAGTTGGGCGATGAATTTTCCGAAATACGCGGAGCGGTTCTTATTTTAACTTCCGAGACGGACGTAATTGCTTACCCCGAAAAAGCATATCGGTTTTTTAAAAATCTGAACAAAAACACGGCGGCATGTTTTTTATCGTTTAAAAATATAAATCACAACGACTGTTTGGATACTTACCGTATTGAAATTTTCGGCGGTTATCATAAGGAAAATTTTTCTTTATATTCTTATTTAATTACTTCATGGTTTGATTCATTCTTAAAAAACGAAAAACACAACCTTGAACTTTTTAAGAAAAACGGAAAAAGATTTTCCGAAATAGGACCCTTGTTGTACACCGATACAAAAAGAAAACATGGAGATTATCCCAATTACGATTCAAGAAATTTATAA
- a CDS encoding tRNA 2-thiocytidine biosynthesis TtcA family protein, with protein MANPKLFRTIDRAVFDYKMIEENDRILLAASGGKDSTALAEYFSMRIKRPNPKFTVHAMHIASDVAPEFSSEIIKRFDEWNIPLTVKKISVLGRLKPGEKMNCWWCSSQRRTELNKFAMENGFNKIALGHHIDDILETLLMNSLQKGILATMPPVLKFDKYPVTIIRPLCLADLSMIIRHAEEAGYICSTCTCTFQENSVRKTARSRLAGLTGGSYKLKINLFNSLKNILPKYLP; from the coding sequence ATGGCTAACCCGAAACTTTTTAGAACAATTGATAGAGCGGTATTCGATTATAAAATGATAGAAGAAAACGACAGAATTTTACTTGCCGCTTCAGGCGGAAAAGATTCTACTGCATTGGCGGAGTATTTTTCGATGCGTATAAAACGGCCGAATCCTAAATTTACCGTACATGCAATGCACATAGCTTCCGATGTTGCTCCGGAATTTTCTTCCGAAATTATAAAACGTTTTGACGAGTGGAATATTCCGTTAACCGTAAAAAAAATTTCGGTTTTAGGACGATTAAAGCCGGGAGAAAAAATGAATTGCTGGTGGTGTTCAAGTCAAAGACGTACCGAATTAAATAAATTTGCTATGGAAAACGGTTTTAATAAAATCGCTCTGGGTCATCATATAGATGATATTTTAGAAACGCTTTTAATGAATTCTCTTCAAAAAGGGATTTTAGCGACAATGCCTCCCGTTTTAAAATTCGATAAATATCCCGTTACGATAATACGCCCGCTTTGTCTTGCCGATTTATCGATGATTATAAGACATGCGGAAGAAGCGGGATATATTTGTTCTACATGCACATGTACATTTCAGGAAAACTCCGTCAGAAAAACGGCGCGTTCAAGATTGGCAGGATTAACGGGCGGCTCTTATAAGCTGAAAATAAATTTGTTTAATTCTTTAAAAAATATACTTCCTAAATATCTTCCCTGA
- a CDS encoding sulfite exporter TauE/SafE family protein: protein MQLTIWSALILYFCVFLAGLVDSAAGGGGLISLPAYLFTGLNTHTAIGCNKFSAACGTGFSAMRFFKNGALDWKIAFISAICSFISSFIGIKIAFKINPEVLKTVLIIILPVVAAALLLKKNFGVENKVEEISKAKAFRFAAYTGLAVGFYDGLIGPGTGTIAIIVFSACMKYDLKTASGNAKILNLASNYASLIVAVLNGSVIYRIAIPAAICGIMGNYLGAGLALKKGAAFIRPLMVIVICLLFAKLFYDLFARYFLGG from the coding sequence ATGCAATTAACAATTTGGTCTGCACTTATTCTATATTTTTGTGTTTTTCTCGCAGGTCTTGTAGATTCGGCGGCAGGCGGAGGAGGCTTGATTTCGCTTCCCGCATATTTATTTACGGGACTTAACACGCATACGGCAATCGGCTGTAATAAATTTTCCGCCGCCTGCGGGACCGGTTTTTCCGCAATGCGTTTTTTTAAAAACGGAGCATTGGATTGGAAGATTGCCTTTATTTCCGCAATATGCTCGTTTATTTCTTCATTTATCGGAATAAAAATAGCTTTTAAAATAAATCCTGAGGTTTTAAAAACGGTACTGATAATTATACTTCCCGTAGTTGCGGCAGCACTTTTATTAAAAAAGAATTTCGGGGTTGAAAACAAAGTCGAAGAAATTTCAAAAGCAAAAGCTTTCCGTTTTGCAGCTTATACCGGTTTGGCGGTAGGCTTTTATGACGGTCTTATAGGCCCCGGAACGGGAACTATTGCCATAATTGTATTTTCCGCATGTATGAAATATGATTTAAAAACAGCTTCAGGCAATGCGAAAATTTTAAACCTTGCTTCAAACTATGCTTCTCTCATTGTAGCCGTTTTAAACGGAAGTGTTATTTATCGGATTGCAATTCCTGCGGCAATATGCGGAATAATGGGTAATTATCTGGGTGCGGGGCTTGCTTTAAAAAAGGGTGCGGCTTTTATACGTCCTCTTATGGTTATTGTAATATGCCTTCTTTTTGCAAAGTTGTTTTACGACTTATTTGCAAGGTACTTTTTAGGCGGGTAA
- a CDS encoding TetR/AcrR family transcriptional regulator → MPANFTIEEKEAVRKALFKKGYELLSQYGMKKLKIHDIARAVGIAAGTFYHFFPSKDAFISELIKARKRQSIENFKALASKYPKGIPFKEMKMYLLNNLNNENIYRLLSQEDYNTLMQKFDLSQSEEETVEKTGAYIMSKLATDKTAEDFKLFSEAYKIIIIGTSDLTKLNTDVLNSVSEKLVESACKFLY, encoded by the coding sequence TTGCCTGCTAATTTTACAATTGAAGAAAAAGAAGCGGTTAGAAAAGCTCTTTTTAAAAAAGGATATGAACTTTTATCTCAATATGGAATGAAAAAGTTAAAGATACACGATATTGCCCGTGCCGTAGGTATAGCGGCAGGAACCTTTTATCATTTTTTTCCAAGTAAAGATGCTTTTATTTCGGAACTGATAAAAGCCCGCAAACGGCAATCCATAGAAAATTTTAAAGCGCTTGCATCTAAATATCCGAAAGGAATACCTTTTAAGGAAATGAAGATGTATCTGCTTAATAATTTGAATAATGAAAATATTTACAGGCTTCTTTCGCAAGAAGATTACAATACCTTAATGCAAAAGTTTGATTTATCGCAATCGGAAGAAGAAACGGTAGAAAAAACGGGAGCTTATATTATGAGTAAATTGGCTACCGATAAAACTGCGGAAGATTTTAAATTGTTTTCCGAAGCATATAAAATTATTATAATCGGTACTTCCGATTTAACTAAACTGAATACCGATGTGCTTAATTCCGTATCTGAAAAACTGGTAGAGTCCGCTTGTAAATTTCTTTATTAA
- a CDS encoding Rrf2 family transcriptional regulator yields the protein MQIGTKFSVSIHILLCVEFFKNTHKVTSEFIASSVKTNPVVIRNLMGLLKKAGLISITAGTGGICLTRKASEINFLDVFNAVESVKDGKLFKIHKNKEQDCPVANKIDVLLENCFSEAQLSLEKKLKSYTLQNILNKLV from the coding sequence ATGCAAATAGGGACAAAATTTTCGGTTTCAATACATATTTTGCTTTGCGTAGAATTTTTTAAAAATACGCATAAGGTTACAAGCGAATTTATTGCTTCAAGCGTAAAAACAAATCCCGTCGTTATTAGAAATTTAATGGGCTTATTAAAAAAAGCGGGACTTATTTCCATTACGGCGGGAACCGGAGGAATTTGTTTAACCCGCAAAGCTTCCGAAATAAATTTTCTTGATGTATTTAACGCCGTTGAATCGGTAAAAGACGGTAAGCTGTTTAAAATACATAAAAATAAAGAACAGGATTGTCCCGTTGCAAATAAAATAGATGTTCTTCTTGAAAACTGCTTTTCCGAAGCACAGCTTTCCCTTGAAAAAAAATTAAAGTCTTATACCTTGCAAAATATTTTAAACAAACTGGTTTAA
- a CDS encoding SDR family oxidoreductase, with amino-acid sequence MKKIAIIGANGKQGLCLTNEAVSRGYEVTAVIRHKKAKNPKAKVLQKDLFDLTAEDLKGFDAVIDSFGVWTEDKFPQHGSSLRHLCECLKNSKTRLLVVGGAGCLYTDSSHKTMLLNAPDFPEEFKPLARAEVNAFMELKECKDVLWTYLCPPFDFNPDGKRCGKYKLSGAEVPFNSKGESSISYADYAIAMIDEFENAKFIQKNFSVVSI; translated from the coding sequence ATGAAAAAGATTGCAATTATCGGAGCTAACGGAAAGCAGGGGCTATGCTTAACAAATGAAGCCGTCAGCAGAGGTTATGAGGTTACCGCCGTAATACGTCATAAAAAAGCAAAAAACCCTAAGGCAAAGGTTTTACAAAAAGACTTATTTGATTTAACGGCGGAGGATTTAAAAGGGTTCGATGCCGTCATCGATTCTTTCGGAGTATGGACGGAGGACAAATTTCCCCAACACGGCAGCTCTCTTAGGCATTTATGCGAATGCTTAAAAAATTCAAAAACCAGACTTTTAGTTGTAGGCGGAGCCGGTTGTTTATACACCGATTCCTCGCATAAAACCATGCTTTTAAATGCGCCCGACTTCCCCGAAGAATTTAAGCCTCTTGCACGGGCGGAAGTTAATGCCTTTATGGAGTTAAAAGAATGCAAAGATGTATTATGGACATATCTTTGTCCGCCGTTCGATTTTAATCCTGACGGGAAGCGATGCGGTAAGTATAAACTTTCAGGAGCGGAAGTTCCGTTTAATTCCAAGGGAGAAAGTTCTATAAGTTATGCCGATTATGCAATTGCAATGATTGACGAGTTTGAAAATGCTAAATTTATTCAAAAGAATTTTTCGGTTGTAAGTATATAA
- a CDS encoding N-acetylneuraminate synthase family protein encodes MKELGNSLNLGGQTFCMENPLIIAEIGTSHNGDINRAKTLIDAAFSSGASAVKFQIVYADEILHPDTGFVNLPTGSVPLYERFKELQTPAGFYAELASYARSKNLLFSATPFGIRSANELKELNPDFIKIASPELNYTQLLKHCAEFSLPMILSTGVSLLKDIEKAIIDVKSVNGELPLALLHCVTAYPAPESGYNAALIRNLKKIFNLPVGLSDHSMDAILVPSLSLAYGGFIIEKHICLSRSEKGLDDPVALEPEMFAQMCSALKKYSKCSRKEIIDDLMRLNYSKDRIEKVIGTGEKKLSGAESPNYGRTNRSIHYTKNLQKGSVITKSDIAVLRTEKILSIGEAPEKFDFFIGAVLQRSVVSGSGVNMEDFIVRG; translated from the coding sequence ATGAAAGAATTAGGGAACAGTTTAAACTTAGGCGGACAAACTTTTTGTATGGAAAATCCTCTTATAATTGCCGAAATAGGAACAAGCCACAACGGGGATATTAATCGGGCAAAAACTTTAATAGACGCCGCTTTTTCATCGGGAGCGTCCGCCGTAAAATTCCAAATTGTATATGCGGACGAAATTCTGCATCCGGACACGGGCTTTGTAAATTTACCGACCGGTTCCGTTCCGCTTTATGAGCGTTTTAAAGAGCTTCAAACACCGGCAGGATTTTATGCGGAACTTGCAAGCTATGCCCGCAGTAAAAATCTTTTATTTTCCGCAACGCCTTTCGGAATACGCTCCGCGAACGAACTTAAAGAACTTAACCCGGATTTTATAAAAATTGCGTCGCCTGAACTTAATTATACTCAGCTTTTAAAGCATTGTGCGGAATTCTCCTTACCTATGATTCTTTCAACCGGAGTTTCTCTTTTAAAGGATATTGAAAAAGCGATTATCGATGTAAAAAGCGTGAACGGAGAATTGCCGCTTGCGCTTTTACATTGCGTAACCGCATATCCTGCGCCGGAAAGCGGTTACAATGCGGCTCTTATACGGAATTTAAAAAAGATATTTAACTTACCGGTAGGTTTAAGCGACCATTCTATGGACGCGATTTTGGTTCCGTCTCTAAGTCTTGCTTACGGCGGATTTATTATCGAAAAACACATTTGTCTTTCGCGCAGCGAAAAAGGTTTGGACGACCCGGTTGCATTGGAGCCTGAAATGTTTGCGCAAATGTGTTCCGCATTGAAAAAATATTCAAAATGTTCCCGTAAGGAAATAATCGACGATTTAATGCGTCTAAATTATTCTAAAGATAGAATAGAAAAAGTAATAGGTACCGGTGAAAAAAAATTAAGCGGAGCGGAAAGCCCGAATTACGGAAGAACCAACAGGTCTATTCATTATACGAAAAATTTACAAAAAGGTTCGGTAATTACAAAAAGCGATATTGCCGTCTTGCGTACAGAAAAAATTTTAAGTATAGGGGAAGCCCCTGAAAAATTCGATTTTTTTATCGGAGCGGTTTTACAGCGCAGTGTAGTTTCGGGAAGCGGAGTAAATATGGAAGATTTTATTGTTAGAGGTTAA
- a CDS encoding J domain-containing protein, with translation MSGNYYDEMGSILRDALTSDEDPFEAALRPKGKYRKTASRMERRPPPKINTEKKRIPVPPELIEDFAVLNVLPGVPLEDCKKAWKHLIKKHHPDIAQKTDNKFDTNEIICRINNAYRKIEVWFTTGKILTEKELNS, from the coding sequence TTGAGCGGTAATTATTATGATGAAATGGGAAGTATCTTGCGCGATGCATTAACTTCGGACGAAGACCCTTTTGAAGCTGCTTTACGTCCTAAGGGAAAGTATAGAAAAACCGCTTCAAGAATGGAGCGCCGTCCACCGCCGAAAATAAATACGGAGAAAAAGCGTATTCCGGTTCCGCCTGAATTAATCGAAGATTTTGCGGTGTTAAATGTTTTACCGGGAGTACCTTTGGAAGATTGTAAAAAGGCATGGAAGCATTTAATAAAAAAACATCATCCCGATATTGCACAAAAAACGGATAATAAATTCGACACGAATGAAATTATTTGCAGAATAAACAATGCATATCGTAAGATAGAAGTTTGGTTTACGACGGGAAAAATATTGACTGAAAAAGAATTAAATTCATAA
- the dinB gene encoding DNA polymerase IV, which yields MEKQKCFFHVDLDAFFASVEQLDNPDYRGKPVIVGGQSRRGVVSTCSYEARKFGVHSAMPIMQARKLCPLGIFVRGRMKRYHEKSKEIMNIFKDFTPDVRQISIDEAFLDMSGMEKLLGPPENSARLLKKAIKEKAGLTVSIGCGTNKYIAKIASGKSKPDGLFIVPKGGEADFMQTLSLKEVWGIGEKTREKLIACGLKTVSEILNTSEKLLCTILGNAGGVFLHNAVRGQLTEIFSEEAKHRSISTERTFEYDLISHEQIDDILLFLSTELMYRVIDEKVNGKTVSVKIRYGDFTTVSIQETGDSVNDSQDLYERAKKIFYKKFDNKTSIRLLGLSIMNIEECRTEMQGELFCSEDKLKKRKMEETMYALMKKEGKDILKPARLLQSDNGEKK from the coding sequence ATGGAAAAACAAAAATGTTTTTTTCATGTTGACCTTGACGCTTTTTTCGCTTCGGTAGAACAATTGGATAATCCCGACTATCGCGGTAAACCTGTAATTGTGGGAGGGCAATCAAGACGCGGAGTGGTTTCTACGTGTTCTTACGAGGCCCGCAAATTCGGTGTTCATTCCGCTATGCCGATTATGCAGGCGCGGAAACTTTGTCCCTTAGGAATTTTTGTAAGGGGAAGAATGAAACGCTATCACGAAAAATCAAAAGAAATTATGAATATCTTTAAAGATTTTACTCCCGATGTTCGGCAAATTTCCATTGATGAAGCTTTTTTGGATATGAGCGGAATGGAAAAACTTTTAGGCCCTCCCGAAAATTCCGCACGTTTATTAAAGAAAGCAATAAAAGAAAAAGCCGGATTAACTGTGTCGATAGGCTGCGGAACCAATAAATATATTGCAAAAATCGCTTCCGGTAAATCAAAACCGGACGGATTATTTATAGTACCTAAAGGAGGCGAGGCGGACTTTATGCAAACGCTTTCGCTAAAGGAAGTTTGGGGTATCGGAGAAAAAACACGTGAAAAACTTATTGCTTGCGGGTTAAAAACCGTTTCTGAAATTTTAAATACAAGCGAAAAATTATTATGTACAATTTTAGGGAATGCCGGAGGAGTTTTTTTACATAATGCCGTGCGCGGGCAGCTTACCGAAATTTTTTCCGAAGAAGCAAAGCACCGTTCGATAAGCACCGAACGAACCTTTGAGTATGATTTAATTTCGCACGAACAAATTGACGATATTCTTCTTTTTCTTTCTACGGAACTGATGTACCGTGTTATTGACGAAAAAGTGAACGGTAAAACCGTTTCGGTTAAAATACGCTACGGAGATTTTACAACGGTTTCGATTCAAGAAACCGGAGATTCGGTAAACGATTCTCAAGATTTATATGAGCGTGCAAAAAAAATATTTTATAAAAAATTCGACAACAAAACTTCGATAAGGTTATTAGGTCTTTCAATTATGAATATCGAAGAATGCCGTACCGAAATGCAGGGAGAGCTTTTTTGCAGTGAAGATAAATTAAAAAAAAGAAAAATGGAAGAAACAATGTATGCTCTTATGAAAAAAGAAGGTAAAGATATTTTAAAACCCGCCCGTCTTTTACAATCCGATAACGGAGAGAAAAAATGA
- a CDS encoding ABC transporter permease, with the protein MKAFIIKQNKLFFYKIGGAFICLALWEAAARILNRPIIIPQIGEVLKALLLILQNKTSYYFIASSVKRIIITLVFDSCIAFPLGIIAGLNKRCEAFFSVTENILKSIPTMTILLLSLIWFKSEITPLFVTSLIVFPVLYRNITDGVKNIDKNLIIMSEDFSVPFMRRLKLLYLPCIKPFIKNAYSIAFAFCVKVLISAEVLSQPKYGIGTAFQIARVQLDTASLFAWAFIAVLIAAALQKTIFNLR; encoded by the coding sequence ATGAAGGCTTTTATTATCAAGCAAAATAAATTATTCTTTTATAAAATAGGCGGGGCTTTTATTTGCCTCGCCTTATGGGAAGCGGCTGCCCGTATTTTAAACCGGCCTATAATCATACCTCAGATTGGCGAGGTATTAAAAGCCTTGCTCTTAATACTTCAAAACAAAACTTCTTATTATTTTATCGCAAGTTCCGTTAAACGTATTATTATTACTCTGGTTTTTGATTCTTGCATAGCCTTTCCGTTGGGAATCATTGCAGGACTGAATAAAAGATGCGAAGCTTTTTTTTCCGTAACCGAAAATATTTTAAAATCAATCCCCACAATGACTATACTGCTCCTTTCTTTAATTTGGTTTAAATCGGAAATAACACCTCTTTTCGTTACAAGTTTAATTGTTTTTCCCGTACTTTACAGAAATATTACAGACGGTGTAAAAAACATAGATAAGAATTTAATAATTATGTCGGAGGATTTTAGCGTTCCCTTTATGCGCCGACTAAAACTTTTGTATTTACCTTGTATAAAACCGTTTATAAAAAATGCCTACAGCATTGCTTTTGCTTTTTGCGTAAAAGTTTTAATCAGTGCGGAAGTTTTAAGTCAACCGAAATACGGTATAGGCACGGCATTTCAAATTGCCCGTGTGCAGTTAGATACCGCCTCTCTTTTTGCCTGGGCTTTTATAGCGGTCTTAATTGCCGCAGCTTTACAAAAAACTATATTTAATCTACGGTAA